The genomic window gacatttcacattcttaaaataaagtcatgatcctaactgacctaagacagggaatgtttactcggattaaatgtcaggaattgtgaaaaactgagtttaaatggCTCAGGCTCCTATAATGCACTGCTGCCTATAGAAAAAGACCACTTCTGTCTTCGAAGACCATATATCTCTGTCCTAcagcattatttttgttttatttatttattcatttatttttacgcCAGATAAAGATATGTGACTCTGGTGACCCtggtgtttatatatttatatatacacacacccctgcTCATCAGGTTTGGACACAGGTTTGGTCTCTGTACTGCAGGCTCGTATGCCTGGCTTTTGAGGGAGAGCTGAGCTGACCTAAGCTAAGCTGTCCTGAGTTCAGTTGAGCTGAGTGGGGTGTTGAGTTGAGCTGAGTGGGGCTGAGTTGAGATGAGTGGGGTGTTGAGGTGAGCTGAGTGTGGTGTTGAGTTGAGCTGAGGTGAGCTGTGTGGGGTGTTGAGTTGAGCTGAGTTGGGCTGAGTTGAGATGAGTGGGGTGTTGAGGTGAGCTGAGTGTGGTGTTGAGTTGAGCTGAGCTAAATTGAGCTGAGTGTGGTGTTGAGCCGAGTTAATCTGAGTTAGGTGTTAAGCTGAGCTGAGTTGCACTGAGTGGTGTGTTGAGTTGAGTTGAATGAGGTGTTGAGCTGGGTTGAACTGAGTGGGGTGTTGAGCTGAGTTGAGTTGAGCTGAGTGGGATGTTGAGTTGAGCTGAGCTGAGTTGAGCCGAGCTGAGCTCAGTTGAGTTGAGCGGAGCTGGGCTGAtttgagctgagctgagctgagttGAGCCGAGCTGTGTTTATCCGAGTTGATCCGAGTTGAGCCGAGTTGAGTTGAGCTGAATTGAGCTGAATTGAGCTGatctgagctgagctgagctgagctgagtggGGTGCTGAGCAGCGGAGCTGAAGTTGAAGGCGACTCTTCAGGATATGACTGCCTTTGAGGAGCGAAGACTAAAGAGAGACGAAGCATTTTGTGACCTTGGcgttcctctcttctctcctcttttctccccCTTCAATGTTCCTCCCCTCcaacctcctccccctccttttttctctttcacctcttccctcctctcctctctctcctccctctccttctctctactctcctcccctctcgattctcctctttcttcccctctctttctcctttctctgtcctctcctctatctcacttctttctctttctctctgtccctctcctctctcctccacagcgCGGCTCAGAGGAGCACTCTGGGTTCCACGTCGTCCTGGGAAATGAGGCCTGCGATGTGGACTCCATGGTCTCCGCCCTCTCGTTTGCATACTTCCTGTTTAAGGTTGGTTTGGCCCCTCCCtctttacatatttaaaatgtggctTCACTTGTGGTGTTACTTTCCATGCGGTTTAGGTAGGAATGTGTCCACAATATTTTCACGGTCTGATGCCAGCATATGATATTATCCATCATTATTGCAGGAATTGATACTTTGATTTGTAACTCCCTGGAaccagcattttatttatgatctACCCATGAGCCCTCGCGTGTACAGATGGCTCCTCtaaaacttttttccccaaacggTCCTCCATTTCACTTGGAGTATCACACAGTAATAGTTTTCACTTCCTGCCTAcagttcccagaatgcaactgTCTTTGTGCCTGTTAGCATGACTGCTAGAGCACATTACAGTAGATATAGTTTTATAAGTACCCATGTGAAAGGGAAATTAACATATTCTCAGGAGTCTGATATAGGATTTCTCAACAGGGGCGGTACCGCCCCCGAGTGGGCATTTATCGGATTGTTGAGACACGAATAATGGAAAGGGGGGCCTTAAAAGGGGTTGTTCGTTTTGGAATTCTGAAAGGGCCACCGTAGCTTGACTACATTAAGCCAATGAGAACGGTCATATCGAAAAAAAATCGAATTCTTCCCGTTTTCATCCCATTTCCCTACGACTTCTGTCTGACAGGCAGGTACGCTTGATTGATGTGAAATGTGGCCAATCTGCTGTTGTTCAGAATTTTGTTACATTAAGAGTGTCCATCGTGGTATGGTCACTTAAATGTCCAATATTATGTGACAGCAGCATGATAACCAGCAGTTGTGGTTACATGATAAATTGGGTCCATTTTAAGCACGgaatttctctttaaatattcAACGGATCAGTGTGTGATTCTAAAAACAGGTTTCTATACAATTTggcttatatttttacatgataGTATCAAACGTACGCAGAGCAGTCGTGGTGGGTGACATGATGTGGTCTATTTTAggttttgctttcaatatccaatggacaatggtgttttaaatctaAACTGGGATTTTCTTTGTCCACAAATGATGCTGCTCTTATGATTTTACTTCTATGCCAATACAGCTAGCCTACAATTGTAGCTGCTTGATTTTATAAATAGAAACTATACACATGGTACCGGAAAACGTAAAATACTTAAGCTAGTAGCTCTGCCCAACGCTAGATATAGAactctaatacacacacacaatgttggCTAGTGGTTGTACGCAGTTTTATTAAGTATCCTTAATAaaactaaatagaaaataaatagttggatttactaaataaatgaaattgttgGATTTGCTTAATAAAATGATAGACATGTTGCACGCAGTTAAGAATGTGACGTCTTCAACTTAATTAGTTTGTCCTGTTGTTATTAATAACATTGCCTGCTGCCACTGTCcacatgatttttttctttttttggttacaTTGCAACCCCACTCGAGTACTTACAGTTCGGGTTCATTCCGTCTCCGTCCAACCCACAGCTACTTCTATGCTTAGTCTATgagcaggttttttaaaatgaggcgATCAAaccctatttttttatttaagtgttttttttattgttgtttttaatgactcaatttaattaattatttaaaaatatatataatccaGTTCAAAATGATATGCTTGACCTGTAAATCTGATCTATTTgttctaaaataaaacacaaaaatcaatATACCCATCTACTATCTCCATTCAATAtggggatggtggggggtggtgcACTGGTGAAAAAATGTTGAGGACCCCTGGTCTAATAGATCCACATAACGGAGAGGTtgagcagtgcattctgggtattgGGTGAGGTTAAATACCCTTAAAATGGTTCGCAAACCCCAAGCATTTCAAATGAGAAGGTGATCCTAGTTATTGGACTAACGGGTCCTTTCCTAAGGGAGGTATCCTATATCGACAGTAAGGAGCAAAGCTTTTGACTTTGTGGTTGAGCAAACCTcattagattttcttttttagctgGAATGAGACCACAAAGACCCAACCCTTACTGTTGCTCACAATTTAGTTTATTCTGATGGGATCAGCAGAACGGGACGTTGCGTGACTTTGGAGAGAGGGCAGAGTTTGGGgcactgtatctgtgtgtcctgtacctcaaaaaaaaaaaaacacagtatttGCCCACAGCtgaaattttttgttgttgttgctgtaaactggaaaaatgttttttacctTGTGGGGACCGATCCTTGATGTTTTTAGCTGTCGCCCCGTTCCCCTAAAAGAATTCCAGAATTATGATCAGAGATCCCCTTCCAGCCTGTCACCATGGATACATGCCCATTCAGTCACGAATCACAGCGCATTACATTCTCCCCTCGTTAAATATTCATGAGACCCTGGATAGCTTGAGCTACCCGCCGGGGATGAGGTGGAGTGAGATCCAATGAAACGCCCTTGGAGGAGGAAACCGAACTTGGTCGAGCCCTCATGTGCAGATGCCAAGTTTTAACGGGTTCTGTTCCTCCCtgactaagacctttagcacatgcaaaacctcCTAGCACTCTAGTGAAACTAGTAACACAACcgatgattggtgcaaaacaactaccatgaccaatcactggtcatgttattggttttctGTGTGCTAAAAAGGCTTTGCATGTGtgaaaggtcttagtaaatcagttTCTACGAGTGCAGCTGAAACTCCTTGTGTCTAATCTAAAGCCGTGTCCAAGACAGCCTCTtaactactgtgtcctcaaaatatGTACTGTCTACTAAACATACTGCCTACTGTTTATTTTCTAATACGCGATGAGCAGTATGCAAAAAATGTCTTCCATGCTATTTTCCAGCGGTACTGTGGAAGTGTCGCTAGACGTCCCGCCCTTGTCGTAAAAAGGCTGCCTCTTCGTTTGATTTATGGGACCACCTAAAAAGTATGgtttaccccctcccccccacatccTTTGCTCTAGACGTCAGGCTCCTCTGGGAGGACGCCGGTTCCGGTCCTAAACATCCCACGGGCCAACTTCCCGCTGCGGACGGACTCCGTCTTCCTGCTCCGGGAGAGTGGGTTGTCCCAGGAGAACCTGGTGTTCCGGGACGAGGTTGACCTGCCAGGGCTGCACCGCGTGGGCCGGCTGGCGCTCACCCTGGTAGACCACAATGTGCTGCCCAGGTCAGAAGTCACAAACCTGTGACGTCACACCACTTTGTGCCATCCCTCTATTCACCTATTTAACAGGCATTCTCATTGTGGAAAGGAatgcttaaccctttgaagagtctgtttttggaaagtcagtgttctagaactattgctttcaatcagcagtagtgattgtgacatcagcaatagaatgttcagttaagaacattctaatcaacCATTTGtcatctcacaccttaaagggataacaaggctccagagtgcggccaaaaatctgtcaagtgcgactaaacaaagttgttttttttttcttttttttttttttacatttagacagtttattatgtgtatttttacaggacatacattttaatcgGTAACAAAGTTGCTGGGAAAGCGGAGACGTATACAGACGTATACAGTGACGTAATGACGTGGCTCTCTAgcccgtggaaaagcaaaccggttcttGGAAGGTTCAcaagttgaaccaactgcgaacctgcactagcaccagcccagaaccagaactaggttcgCGTTGGTGGAAAAGAGGGATGTGTGTTACGACGgagtattagggccacattgaggggaaaaaaattctgataTTTCAAGAATAAGGTtgtattacgagaataaagtcataatattacgagaatGAAGTCGTAATTTTAGGCTACGTGTTATTTTAGACGGGAAATATCAGAAGAGCTGCCTGCCGCCTGCGTTAAAATGAGGAAGTTGGAGCATCTTGTGAAGTTATACTTTAGTATAGGTTTCACAAATAACTAAATACTTAATGTTTTGGTACATCAGCACCACATTATCATAAGTATCAGGACATTGAAAAGATTGTGCAAGAAACTGTGTCTATTCCGAAGAAAGAACCACACGGACTTGGAGGAGATTGCAGGCTCAGGCTGACATTAGACTGTCCTCTCGCCCATTTTGTTGGTTGctggtaatatattttcataaaaattatgctttttttcttgacattttatgattttattctcttaatattatgatttttttctcgtaaaattacgactttattctcgtaatattatgattttgttctcgtaatattacaacTATTCTCGTAATGTTACGACCTTGTTCTCTAAATCTCAGAATTTTTCTCCCCCTCATTGTGGCCCTAATACTCCGTCATCGTAcagtgtgtgttatgtgtgtagctttatttgtttttcccacCCGCATTCTGTGAAGACccactctgcctctgattggctctgaccctgatattcttcttcgctgaatgtaGGTGGGGAAGAAAATATGGTATGTATGTTTGAAACCGCActctgtactcctccgggagcagcgcacacttttgtttgagttatttgagtttgatttatttatttgagtttgtcaagcactttaaacatcagcactttttaagtttattttttaaacaattgtggttattgcgatttcttgtttgtgctgtgatttaaataaagaaaaaacatttatctgcacctttattcctgattacaatcatttacataatgtgttaagaaattatcaatgtgtatgggaactgacaaaaaaagtaacacttaaaatgtattattgcggcgccaaaaggcgcggtgaaaaattttgggtgcagctaaattatgtgctggtgcacctaaatgaaaaagttaggtgCACCAagtgcaaccaatgtaaaaagttagtctggagccctggataataataataataagagtcCCCCAGAAGTGGGGATTGAAACATAGTCAGGATTATTCAGGCCCGTCCAGCAGGGGTGATTAAACTGTGAAAGCGCTAGCTCCGGGGTCCTCTGCTTCACAAATACTGTGAACAGAGTCGAACCAGATCAGACTGTGCAATATCGCTTCTCCCACCATTGACATTTCTCTCCCacctgcagtactgacagtgACCTAGAGGGGGCAGTGGTGGAAGTAATCGACCACCACCGGCTGGAGAGAGCGCCGTCCCCCTCTTGCCCCGTAACCGTGGAGACCGTGGGCTCCTGCGCCACCTTGGTCGCTGAGCGCATCGTCCAGAAGGCTCCGGAAGTTCTGGACCGACAGGTGGCGCAGCTTTTATACGGTAACCACGGCGGAAGATTTGAGGCCCGCTTTCGCTCGCGTTCGGTGTCACAGACAGATTAGACTGGCATGGCGCGTTACATTAAATTTAGGCACCTGAAGCAGTATTggacggcagtgtagtataatgggtaaggagttggtcacaggatcgattcccaggtgggataCTGTCCTTGTACCcgtgagcaaggtatttaacctgcattgctttagtatatatccagctttataaattgatgcaatgtGAATGCTATGTTAAAAGTCGTgtaatttgctctggataagagcgtctgctaaaaatgcctgtaatggacggtagtttcttttcctctctgaaTTAATAGCACTTGTTTTCAGGAAATATTTCTAATATAGAAATTAAATTTAGGCACCTTGAAGCAACatcctgtctcaggtgtgtagAAGAAACAGAAGCTGAAGTAGAATGCTTGAAGGGTCGCCGAGCACCATGTGATGCTTGCATATGAAGTGGGTTTGTTTGGGAGTATCAGTTACATGGTGTGAAGGAGTCGCTTCAACCATTCTAATTTAgggaataatgtttttttttaaatgtgccccTGGTTGACAGAGCGGTAGTCGGTTGGATTTATCTTTAAAAAGCGACCAGCCTGCTTGTAGTTCCTTCGTCGGCTCACCAGAATGATGGTTGAAAACGATCtgcaacattacattacgttatgGTTTTGCATTTTGTGGATTATCCGGCACATTTTTCACGATTAATCAATTCATAGAGCTGGATATTTTCTGAAGGGATTAAAGTTGGGTTCTGTACCCAAAGCTATATCAGCAGCACCCCTAGCTGGGAGTCGTACCCCTGACCTTTCGACCTGACCGTTATGCTACGTTGGCTCGCTGCTGCTCACTggtctgtgtgtagtgtaggGTGGCAGTGAGGTGTAATGGGCAAGGTGTTGgttcgttgtacccttgagcaaggtacttatccTTGAGTaccttcagtatatatccagctgtataatagCTGTTGCTCTGGATAtttgctcaggataagagcgtctgctaaatgtctgtaatgtaatgtgtgtgtgtgtgcgcgcgcgcgtgtgtgcgcgtgtgcgcctGCAGGCTCCATCATCCTGGACTGTGTGAACATGGCGCCCGAGGCGGGGAAGGTCACGCCCAAGGACAGGCAGTACGCCCACGCGCTGGAGTCCCGCTACCCCGACCTCCCGCCCCGGACCCCCCTCTTCCAGTCCCTGCAGAACGCCAAGTTTGACGTCTCGGGTACAAGCTAAACTTCagctttgttgtgtgtgtgtgtgtctctctatggattttgtgtgtgtgttcatgcatgtctctctctatggattgtgagtgtgttcacagttcacagtgtgtgtgttccttaGGGGGGGTGTGTGAATAAGGGGGAGAAATAAATAGTTTGAGTTGAGAAAATATTTGAGACTGTCTCTGGGAGATTTAGGAGATGAGCGAGTCCCCATAAGCAGTGTTAAAttccaggtgtgtgtgatttcacagGCCTCACAACAGAGCAGATGCTGCTGAAGGACATGAAGGCAGTGTCTGGAGGAGATCTGAGGGTGGCCATCAGCGTGGTGTACATGAACCTGGATGTGAGTGTGCCAGCTTCCCCAGGACCTGGAAAAAGTCTCTCTGGTTTGATAGGACCCTTTCTGCTTTGGATTGTGCTGTGCTTAGATGCACAGCTACAGAGTCGTTAatgctgtgtgcgtgcgtgtgtgtgtctgtgggtgtgtgtgtgtgcattctctgGGGGATCGTCACCTTGACACGGTGGAGAGGCTTGTGTTTATCCAGAGAACCTGAGAGCGATGCCGTCTGGAGCTATGCTCCTGGCAGGGTCACCCATAGTGGTAAGGTCGAGGGGGAGGGTACAGACGAAGCATGGTCCAACCAAGACCTCAATGGCGGAATGGACGGAAGATGGGGGCTGATCACAGTGTCAGGATGTAGAGCTGTGAGCAGCGCCACAACGGTTGCGAAGGCAGAAGAAGGCTGCAGCAAAGAAGGGCCCCTAATTGTCTTGGTCTCCATGCCATTGGACTCTGGCCTGGCCTTCTCTATGTCAAGGACTGTGTGGAGGCCGCCTGTCCACCAGTCTCCCCACTCCCCAAAGATTCCACGCACAGGCGTTTTCCTGAAGGACCCCCCAACGCTTGGAACGTGCAAACACTTATGGATGGTGCCTCCAGCGATCGACCTGAAAGAAGATCTGCAATCATTGCCAAGGAGCTGAGAAGGTTTAAGATCGAAACCCGCCCGGGCGAGGAGGGGCAATTGAAGGAGGAGAAAGGTGGATACACCTTCTTCTGGAAGGGAAAAGCTGCTGATGAACCCAGAATCCATGGAGTGGGATTTGCTATCAAAACCTGGCTCATCACCCACCTCTCCGAATCTCCAGTAGGCATCAATTAGCGCCTCATGACCTTACGCCTGAGGCTCTCGAACAACCAGATGGCCACTGCTGTGAGTGCCTATGCACCAACCCTGGACTCACAGGACGAAGATAAGGAGACCTTCTATGCCGCCCTGGATCGGGTTCTATCGGACATCCCAAAGGAAGACAAGATTCTCCTACTCGGGGACTTCAAAGCCAGAGTCGGTAAGGATCACAAGCTCTGGAAAGGCACCTTGGGTAAAGTGGGTGTTGGGAATATCAACTCCAATGGAGTCCTCTTATTATCGAAATGTGCTGAACATTAACTTGTTATCACTAATACCTTGTTTCGCCTGAGAAACAAGGTCAAAACCTCATAGACTATCTGATTGTCAGGGCTAGGGATCACAAAGATGTCAACATCACCAGGGCCATGACCTGCACGGACGACTGCTGGACAGACCACCGCCTCATCCGTTCTACAGTGACTATCCGGTTAATGCAGAAAAGGAGGACACAGAGAAACTAAGTCGCCCAAAATTCAACACCAAAAGCCTGGGTGACATAAACAAGGTGCAACATCTCCAGAACACCTTACTTGAGAGACTCCCAAAACTGTATCCTGAGGGTGTTGAAGAACACTGGAATGTTCTGAAGGCCACAATACCCGAGACCAGCAGGGACACCATTGGCTACAAGACCAGGAAACATCAGGACTGGTTCGATGAAAACGACACCGAAATAGAACATCTGATCGATGCCAAAAGGAAAGTCTTCTGCTCTTGGCAGAATGACATAAATTGTAGGGACAAAAGACAGGCCCACTCCAAGGCAATGGCAAATGTCCAGAGCAGGGTGAGAGagctgaaaaacaaatggtGCACGGAGAAGGCCCTGGAAATGCAGCGGCTTGCTGACACCAGGTGACACCAGGGGTTACTTCAATGCCACCAAGGCTGTGTATGGACAGCTACTGAGGCATAAACCCCCTCCACTCCAAAGACCGACAAACCCTGTTGAAGGACATTGTGGACATTGTGCTCCATATGGCGAGAACACTTTCAAGAGCTCCTGAATCGAAACACCGAAACACAGTTGAGATGGAAACCATCAATCAAATACCTCAGCGACCCATCATGATGCACATGGGTGACCCCCCCCAGCAAAAATGAGGTCCTGGATGCCATCAGGAAACTGAGCAATAACAAGGCCTCTGGACCTGATGGGATACCGGCAGAAATCCTCAAAGAAGGCAGTCCAGAACTCTTTTGCCACATCCACAGCCTGCTTGGCAAGATTTGGGACAAGGAGGAAATCCTTGCTAAACTCAGGGACGCCCTGATTGTCACAGTCTTTAAGAAGGGATGTAAGGCGGACTGTGGTAACTACAGAGGGATATCCCTCTTGTCTACAACAGGGAAATACTGACTCACATATTAGCCAACCGACTACTACCACTGTCAGAAGAGATCCTCCCTGAGTCACAATGTGACTTTCGTCCTGCCAGGGGAACCTCTGACATAATTTTTACAGCTCCTCAGCTACAGGAGAAATGTCGGGAACAACATCTACCGCTGTACATGGCATTCATCGACCTCAGAAAGGCCTTTGACTCTGTGAACCGAGGCTGCCCTCTGGTCTGCCGTCTCCAAGATCGGATGCCCAGACAAGTATCTCAAGATCTTGCGTCTCCTGCACGAGGAAATGACTGCAACAATAGTTGGCAATGGCGGCTCTGAAACTTCACCTACCTTGCAGGTCATCTTTCCACAAGAGCTGTCATTGATGCCGAGATTCACCACCGTATAGGGTGTGCCAGTGGGGCTTTTGCTAGACTGAGGAAGAGAGTGTTTGAGGATTAGGACGTCCAGACTAAGACCAAACTCCTCGTCTATCAAGCGGTAATTCTGCCTTCCCTGCTTTATGGGGCCGAAAGCTGG from Anguilla anguilla isolate fAngAng1 chromosome 8, fAngAng1.pri, whole genome shotgun sequence includes these protein-coding regions:
- the LOC118233947 gene encoding exopolyphosphatase PRUNE1-like isoform X2 encodes the protein MVSALSFAYFLFKTSGSSGRTPVPVLNIPRANFPLRTDSVFLLRESGLSQENLVFRDEVDLPGLHRVGRLALTLVDHNVLPSTDSDLEGAVVEVIDHHRLERAPSPSCPVTVETVGSCATLVAERIVQKAPEVLDRQVAQLLYGSIILDCVNMAPEAGKVTPKDRQYAHALESRYPDLPPRTPLFQSLQNAKFDVSGLTTEQMLLKDMKAVSGGDLRVAISVVYMNLDAFLQRRFLQQELCEFCHKHCFDLLVAMTISFNENSEPFRQVAVYSSSTLYREEVSRALERAQNPCLSLLPMSSPYADVKAYLQGNTLASRKKLLPIIMDFLCDWEQRSTRRAGSGDSEVLEEEEEVEEEEPDDGHDSSRSSGVDEDARTPPRYSASRRRGAGGVAEEEEEECGLVPPTPMNSLVEGCPLDNGMAPISHQALLEKFRKMAAASEEVAGEEGTSEAL
- the LOC118233947 gene encoding exopolyphosphatase PRUNE1-like isoform X1, giving the protein MEGFLRSSSAALKRGSEEHSGFHVVLGNEACDVDSMVSALSFAYFLFKTSGSSGRTPVPVLNIPRANFPLRTDSVFLLRESGLSQENLVFRDEVDLPGLHRVGRLALTLVDHNVLPSTDSDLEGAVVEVIDHHRLERAPSPSCPVTVETVGSCATLVAERIVQKAPEVLDRQVAQLLYGSIILDCVNMAPEAGKVTPKDRQYAHALESRYPDLPPRTPLFQSLQNAKFDVSGLTTEQMLLKDMKAVSGGDLRVAISVVYMNLDAFLQRRFLQQELCEFCHKHCFDLLVAMTISFNENSEPFRQVAVYSSSTLYREEVSRALERAQNPCLSLLPMSSPYADVKAYLQGNTLASRKKLLPIIMDFLCDWEQRSTRRAGSGDSEVLEEEEEVEEEEPDDGHDSSRSSGVDEDARTPPRYSASRRRGAGGVAEEEEEECGLVPPTPMNSLVEGCPLDNGMAPISHQALLEKFRKMAAASEEVAGEEGTSEAL